The Aquitalea magnusonii region CCTTCACGTTGTAGCGAGGGATGAAGACGAACTCACTGAGGTCTACAGGGTTGCCAAGGGTATCTAGGCAGCACGTACCAATCTTGGTTTCAGCAACTGCTGCTGAAGACCCTAATGCAGCACCAGGTGCGTTTCCCTTGCCGGTAAGCAGCCAATCAATTGAGCAATGCTTTACCTCACTGATCTTGATGAGGGTCTCTGCTTTTGGAATGGCTCCTTCATTCCATACCCGCAGGAAGCCGGTCGTGGACATTCCTATCTCAGACGCAATGACTGATGGAGCTGCGTCTGCCCCCCAAAGCTGAACCAAGCGGCTCTTGAAATCACTCATTTGCTAAATCCTTGTCAGACTAAGCAACAAAACTAAGCAAAAGCGCAACTTTTTTGCGTGTTAATTTTGTCATTTAAATCAATCATTTGCGCATAATCTCAACTCATTTGAGTAATTCTGACTTAGCAAATGCTTTACAGAAAATCATTTGCTAAGTAGTATTCAGCAACCGAGTAACGCAAATGGTGTAACCGATGGATGTACTCAAAGCCCAAAAAAAACCCGCCGTCGATTGGCATCCGGCGGATATCGGAGCGGCCCTCCGCAAGGGAGGCTGGTCTATGGCGGAGCTTTCCAGGCAAGCCGGTCTGAGTCCTTCAACTCTAAAAACGGCACTGAATCGTCCCTACCCCAAAGCAGAAAAAATCATTGCTGCTGCTATTGGAGTAGCCCCGGAAGTCATTTGGCCAAGCCGCTACGAAAAACGCCATTTTAAGCCGGTTTTCCCAACTATTCCCCTTTCATCTGCAAATACCCCAGCGGCATCCCGCATGGCTGTTGCTGCTGAGTGAATAGTAGGGGCGAACTGACCTAATGGCCACCACACAGATTCTCTGCGCAAGGAGTGATGCCATGAGAAACAACGGCGGGAAAACCCGCAGACCTACAAGCCTTGCTGAGGCTTTCGATCTTGATGAAGCAAATGCCCTGAAAGCACACCGCCGCCCGCGCAAGCAGATGGAAGAGCTGATGGGTACCAACCGCTCCACCTATGCCCGCTGGGTGTCCGACTGCGAGATGCCTGCCGGCCGTTTGCTGCAGTTCTCCGTGCTTTGCGGTTCAGCCCATGTCATTGAGTACCTGGCCATTGCTTGCGGAAAGTTGGTCGTGAGCATTCCGACTGGCAAGAAAGCCAAGGCCAGTGACCTGGGCGAGATGCAGGCCAACTTCGGCAAGGTCGTGATGCTCCTGGAACAGTTTTACCGAGGCCAGACCGACCTGCCAGAAACCCTTGGGGTGTTGAACGAGGTGCTGTCTCAGGTGGCGTACCACCGCGAGAACGTCATTAAAACCGGGCAACCGGAACTTGAACTGTTTGGGGAATAAGTGATGAGAAAAGCAAAGAAGGTTGCGGGAACCATGATCAATAAACAGTGGTTTATCCGCATTCAAAAACAACTGATTCGCGCCGTACTGCCCAATAAAAGCAAAAAGCAGTACGTCCGCCTTCACGGTTGTGGCTGGTCGTTGCCACGAAGCGAGGCTGATAAAGCGGACGCTGATGCTTTGTTCTGCCCGAAGTGTGGTGCTAGGCGTCGGGTGTGGTCTTAAAGCTCTTTCCGCAGCCACTGCAGTAATCGCCCTTGTACCAAATAGGACGTTCGCACGCAGTGCAGGCAGTAACCATCGGTGAGCCGCACTTTGGACAGAAAGCGCAATGAGCCATGCCACTGTCAGTGATGTTCTCTTTGAAGTGGCAGGTGCTGTTGGGGCACACCGAAAAAAGTTTCACTTTCCCCATGAGGACTCTCCAGTGAAGGTTTATGACATGCAAGTTTGCGGCCTGCATCGCCATTCTACCCAAATCGGCAGAACCCTCACCCAACAAGGAGGCCGGGCATGAGCCAGGTCGAACTTAAAACACACTACAGCGCAGCTGAACTGGCTTCGATGAAGTTGCCTGGACTGGCTGAAAGTAGACAAGGAATTGAATACACAGCCAAGCGACAAGGCTGGGATTTCATTGAAGAAAGTGGCAGGGGGCGTGGTGGTCTTGTCAAAAAATATACGTTGAGTGGCATGCCTGCTGACATGGTCAAGTCGATTCTTGCCCACATCGAGATGTCTGCACGGATTCAGAAATTGCAGGATCCACAGAAAACCATCGTACCAGCATCTAGCCAGAAGGTACCTAGCACTCAAATAGGCTTACTAGACGCAGAAGAACGCCGCGAGTCCGACCAGGCCGTGTTGCTGCAGCTGCCCAGCCTGACCGTTAAGCAGGTTGCCCGTTTTGAAGCCCGTCGCGCCGTTGTGATGGCCTGGTATGGCTTCCTGAAGCTGCGCGGCATGAAGCCGACCAATGCCCTGTATGAGGCATTTGTCAGCCACTTCAATGCCGGTCACCTGCAAGCCAACAAGGTGCAATACCCGGAGCTGGCCCTGGCCACGGCCGGTGTGGTCGACAGCATTGCCCTGCGCACCTTGCAGCTGTGGGTGTCGGACTACGAGAAAGCAGGCCTGGCCGCCTTCGTCGATGGCAATGACGGCGCGCACCGCAAGGGCAAATGCACGATCAGTGTGCAGAAGGATTTGCATGATTTCACCGTCGCCATGGTGGTGGCCAATCCGCATATCAAGCCGGTTCACCTGGAAGACGCTGCCAAGGCCCGCTTTGATGGCCATGCCTCTATCAAGGTGCCGAGTTACCACGCTTTCCGCCGCTTCCTGAACGAATGGAAGAAGCAGAACGCTGAGCTGTTCACCGCCATTGCCAACCCGGACCAGTGGAAGAACAGCTTCATGGTGGCGCAAGGCTCCTCCTCTGAAGACGTGCTGCGCATGAATCAGCGCTGGGAGTTCGACTCCACACCGGCAGATCTGATGCTGGCCGATGGTCGCCACTGCCTGCTGGGCGTGATCGACGTATGGACCCGCCGCGCCAAGCTGCTGGTGGCCAAGTCCTCCCGCGCCGTGGGTGTTGGTGCCCTGGTGCGTGCTGCCCTGCTGGACTGGGGCAAGTGCGAAGAGGCGAAGACGGACAACGGCCAGGAATACGTGGGCGTCTATGTCGATGACGTGTTCCGCGCCCTGGACATCGAGCAGACCAAGTGTCCGCCTTTCCAACCATGGCACAAGCCGCACATTGAGCATTTCTTCCACACCTTCAGCCACGACTTGCTTGAGCTGCTGCCGGGTTACATCGGCCACAACGTCGCTGACCGCAAGGCCATTGAAGCCCGCAAGGCCTTCAGTGAGCGTCTGTTCACCAAAAACGAGGTGGTGGACATGACGATGACTGCCGCTGAGCTGCAGGCCTTTTGTGATGACTGGCTGGTGCGCTACCACAACCGCGACCACGGTTCCCTGGATATGAGTCCTTTCCAGAAGGCCGCGTCCTGGACGGGTTCGGTGGAACGCATCGACAACCCGCGTTTGCTGGATGTCCTGCTGGCCGAACGCATCCAGCGCACGGTTCAGAAGAAGGGTTTGAAAATCGACGATGCCTGGTTCATCGCCCCGGAACTGGCCGTCAACCTGGTTGGCCGCGATGTCCAGGTGCGACTGGATCCGCTGGATCTGGGCCGTGTGTATGTCTTCCACGATGGCCAGTTTGTCTGCGTGGCCGAGTGCCCGGAGCGTACCGGTATGAATCGCCAGGAAGTCGCCCAGAAGGCCAAAAAGATGCAGGCCGCCGAGGTCAGCCGCCAGAAACGCGAACTCAAGGCCATGGCCCGCAAGGTCAATACCGATGACGTGGTGCAAGAGATCCTGCGCCACAACGCCGCCCAGGCCGGGACGCTGGTGGCCATGCCGAAGCTGGCCGTACCGGTCAACACCGCAGGCACTCGCGCTGCTGCAGCTGCCACCCATGCCGTGGATCGCGGCCTGAATGCCCAGATCCCGGCCGCCGTGCAGCGCCACCTTGGCCAGGCTACCCCGGCCCCGGTGATCAGCCTGCCGCAGAGCGACGAAACCAAGTTCCGCCAGTGGTTGGAACTGGATGCGATGGCCAAGCGTGGCCAGACGCTACCGGCAGACAAGGTCAAGTTTTACGAGGGCTGGCAGAAAACCGCCCGTTTCCAAGTGCAGATGCAAAAGCACCTGCAACGCAATACGCAAGACGCTGCCCTCGCTGGCAATCACTAAACAGGAGAGAAGAACATGAGTCGCCCCGCCAACCAGACCGCTGACATCACGAATGTCGATCTGATGCACGCCACCACCCTGCGCCTGCTGGGCCGCCCGGCTGGTTCCGATGGTATGGCTGTGCTGTACGGTCCTTCCGGCTTCGGCAAAACCCAGGCAGCCACCCAGGCTTACCTCCGCCACAACGGCTATTTCGTCCGCATGTCTGACCAGTGGACCTGCAAGACTTTCCTGCAAAAGATCCTGATCGAAATGGACATCCAGCCGGAGAAGACTGGCGCGGCCATGCTGGACCAGGTCGCCCAGCAGCTGTCCGCCAGCAGCCGCCCGCTGATCATTGATGAAGCTGACTACGCCGCCGACAAGCCGCGCTTAGTGCAGTTGATCCGCGACATCCACGACAACAGCTACAAGGCCAGCATCATCCTGGTAGGCGAAGAGGCCCTGCCGCAGAAGCTGGCCAAGTGGGAGCGCTTCCACTCCCGCGTGCTGGACTGGGTGCCTGCGCAACCGGTCAGCCTGGACGATGCCCGCAAGCTGGTGCCGATCTACTCCGAAGACATGCCGGTGGCCGATGACCTGCTGCAGCTGCTGGTCGACGAGGCACGCGGCTCCGTTCGCCGCGTGGGCAACAACCTCAACCTGATCCGTGAAGAAGGTCTGTCCGAAGGCTGGGATGTCGCCACCCTGGCCAACTGGGGCAATCGCACTCTGTACACCGGCAAGGCTCCGACCCGGAGGCTGCCGTAATGACTGAAACCCGCCGCAAAGTACCCGGCCGCCGCCCGGCTCACTTGGAAATGGCCGGCGGCAAGCCGAAGCGCCAACGCATCTGGGAAGCCATCCGCACGCTGAAGGAATTCAACCTGATCAACTGCGCACACAAGGCTGATGTGGATATGGATACCACCAAGACCTATCTGCAGACGCTAGAGCGTGCCGGTTTTATTGAAGACGTGTCCGGCAAGCGTGGTGGCCACGATGAAAAGCGGTGGCAGCTGGCCCGCGATATCGGCATGGAAGCCCCACGCCTGACCAAAGAAGGCAAGCCTGTCACCCAGGGAATGGGCACCACCAATATGTGGCGCGTGATGCGTCTGACCAAGGGCGACTTTGACTATCTGGAGATTGCCCGCTCTGCTTCCACCCCGGAGCACCAGGTCAAGCCGGAAACCGCCCGCAGCTACCTGAAGGCTCTGCACTCTGCCGGCTACCTAGACATGGTCGTAGCCCCGCAAACCAAGCCGGCCATGAAGGGGGGCAAAACCCCGGCCCGCTGGCGCTTGCTGCCTTACAACCGAATCAACAGCAAGAAGCCCGGCCCGCGTGCCCCGATGATCCAGCGCCTGAAGCGTGTTTTTGACCCGAACTGGGCCGAAGTGGTGTTCCAGGAGGAAGCCGACGATGAGTGATTTGCTTGAAGTTTTGCGCCAGGCCGTTGAGCAGCAAGGCCAGGCGGCCGTAGCCAAAACCCTTGGCTACTCCCGCAGCACCATCAGCCTGGTGCTGGCTGGGAAATACACCGGCCGCACTGAGCTGGTCCTGGCCAAGGTGAAGGAAGAGCTGGGCAAGGTGACCTGCCCGTACACGGGGGATTCGATTGCGCTGACTGTGTGCAAGACCATGGCCAACAGCAAAGCCCCCACCCATAACCGCGTGAAGATGGCGCACTGGCAGGCCTGCCGCCAGTGCCCGGTCAACTGCAGCAAAGGAGAGTGACGATGCAACAAACTGCCGCCCCGCAGCGCCCTGTGCCTGCATTCCTGCCCATCAATGCCCTGATGCTGCAGGCCGTGAAAAAAGTGGAAGTGGTGATCCAGGAGCTGGGCCGTCGCGGCTTTGCCGTGGTCGGCATCGACATGAGCACTCCATCGCGCCCCACCGTCCAGATCCAGACCAGTGCCCGCTGCGCCCAGCTGATTGAGTCGGGCCAGGCTGCTTACTACGGCTTTGGCCTGGGTGAGATTGGCCGCTATCGCGAAGGCCAATTCTGCCTGGATGGCTGCCGCGTGGTGTGGACCGAAAACGCTAACTGACCAGGAGTAAAACCATGAATACGCAACAGATTTTGAACGTACTGCAAGGGAGTCGCTTCGGTATGTCAGCCAAAGAGGTCGCCAAAGCAACCGGCCAACCTGCTGCAGACGTTGGGGCGGCGCTGTTTCAGATGGAGATCGCTGGCCAGGTGGGGAAACGTATGGTTGGCCGTGATTCCGTCTGGATCGTCAAGGTACAGACCAAGCCTGCGCAGAAAAAACGAGCTGCCCCGGTAGAGAAGGCACCACCCAAGCCGCTCCCGCTCCCAATGACTCGTATTCCTATCGCTGGACATGTGCAGTTGGATGTTACCGGAGGTCCGATCCGCCTCGGATTCTCCAACCTGAATGATCTGCAGGGCTTTATCAACAAATTGAATGAGGGGCAGTAGCCATGAAAAACCAAACCACTGAGACCAATGCAAACCGTGACTATCGCGCCATGCGCCGTGCAATGGGCATGAATCAGGCTCAGTTCTGGGGGGCTGTCAACGTGACCCAGTCGGGTGGCTCCCGCTACGAAAGTGGCCGCCAGGCTCCGGTCCAGGTAGACGAGCTGGTGCGTCTCCGCCATGAACTCGGCATTGATACCGCCCTGATCACCCCGGAAAACGCCGACCTGATTCGCGCCATTCTGGCTGGCACGCTGGATAGCAAGCTGCTGCTGCAAAACGCTAATCGCTGCCGTGATCTGCTGATTCACCTTGGCAATGGTGCTGTTGATCTGACCGAACTGGCTCAGTCGGTTTCTAACCTGATCGCTGGCCATCAGGAGACAGCAGAGGCCTTGCAGTAGCAATGACTAAGCAGGTCGAGTTGGATGAATCCACCAAAGCCAAGCTGCGGGCAGAGGTTGATCTGCTGGTGAGCATGGGGCATGACCGGGCAAGGGCAAAGCGGATTGTGTGGGATGACTACCTGGACGAGTTGGCAGCCTATACGGCGGCAGCTCAGCCAGTAGCCACTCCACCGGAGACAGAGCCAGTCCAGGAGCAGGAAATACCGCTCCCAGCGCCGACAGCCCCTGATCCGGTTCTGCCCGGCCCAGAGCCACCGG contains the following coding sequences:
- a CDS encoding helix-turn-helix domain-containing protein, coding for MDVLKAQKKPAVDWHPADIGAALRKGGWSMAELSRQAGLSPSTLKTALNRPYPKAEKIIAAAIGVAPEVIWPSRYEKRHFKPVFPTIPLSSANTPAASRMAVAAE
- a CDS encoding Mu transposase C-terminal domain-containing protein, with the protein product MKLPGLAESRQGIEYTAKRQGWDFIEESGRGRGGLVKKYTLSGMPADMVKSILAHIEMSARIQKLQDPQKTIVPASSQKVPSTQIGLLDAEERRESDQAVLLQLPSLTVKQVARFEARRAVVMAWYGFLKLRGMKPTNALYEAFVSHFNAGHLQANKVQYPELALATAGVVDSIALRTLQLWVSDYEKAGLAAFVDGNDGAHRKGKCTISVQKDLHDFTVAMVVANPHIKPVHLEDAAKARFDGHASIKVPSYHAFRRFLNEWKKQNAELFTAIANPDQWKNSFMVAQGSSSEDVLRMNQRWEFDSTPADLMLADGRHCLLGVIDVWTRRAKLLVAKSSRAVGVGALVRAALLDWGKCEEAKTDNGQEYVGVYVDDVFRALDIEQTKCPPFQPWHKPHIEHFFHTFSHDLLELLPGYIGHNVADRKAIEARKAFSERLFTKNEVVDMTMTAAELQAFCDDWLVRYHNRDHGSLDMSPFQKAASWTGSVERIDNPRLLDVLLAERIQRTVQKKGLKIDDAWFIAPELAVNLVGRDVQVRLDPLDLGRVYVFHDGQFVCVAECPERTGMNRQEVAQKAKKMQAAEVSRQKRELKAMARKVNTDDVVQEILRHNAAQAGTLVAMPKLAVPVNTAGTRAAAAATHAVDRGLNAQIPAAVQRHLGQATPAPVISLPQSDETKFRQWLELDAMAKRGQTLPADKVKFYEGWQKTARFQVQMQKHLQRNTQDAALAGNH
- a CDS encoding AAA family ATPase: MSRPANQTADITNVDLMHATTLRLLGRPAGSDGMAVLYGPSGFGKTQAATQAYLRHNGYFVRMSDQWTCKTFLQKILIEMDIQPEKTGAAMLDQVAQQLSASSRPLIIDEADYAADKPRLVQLIRDIHDNSYKASIILVGEEALPQKLAKWERFHSRVLDWVPAQPVSLDDARKLVPIYSEDMPVADDLLQLLVDEARGSVRRVGNNLNLIREEGLSEGWDVATLANWGNRTLYTGKAPTRRLP
- a CDS encoding helix-turn-helix domain-containing protein, whose protein sequence is MKNQTTETNANRDYRAMRRAMGMNQAQFWGAVNVTQSGGSRYESGRQAPVQVDELVRLRHELGIDTALITPENADLIRAILAGTLDSKLLLQNANRCRDLLIHLGNGAVDLTELAQSVSNLIAGHQETAEALQ